A window of Vibrio ishigakensis contains these coding sequences:
- a CDS encoding MltF family protein, translated as MKNLMKWLIALPLISFSALGLELSPLERNTYKGDFEQLKERGVIRALVSADLGFYYVEGGRPKGIIAEQLHHFETKIKQKAPLMRVKIIPVGRDDLFKALNEGYGDVAVANLTITERRAKLVDFSDPILKNVEELLVTHKDIEPIEELADAEGLEVWIRASSSYFESVQEINRRLSDEGLIPMRVNFIQETLQDIELLEMVDQGFVPATIIDSHKTKLWAKVMENIVVHHDFPLRENGEIAWAIRKDSPNLKKEINAYLKKAKGGTLLGNVIYGKYIDNTRWLNRALNPAKMAKLENVSKIFELYGDQYDIDWVMLSAQAFQESGLDNSKVSHRGAVGIMQVLPATAKDPYINIPNIKPVENNIHAGTKYLRFIHDRYFDDPDIDKNDKVYFSLASYNAGPAKIRRMRTLARKQGYDPNIWFNNVEIVARRNIGREPVQYVANINRYYVIYKQLGIIQSQRDGIDIPTEVEIDPVQLIFESNRE; from the coding sequence ATGAAAAATCTTATGAAGTGGCTTATCGCCCTCCCCTTAATTTCCTTTTCTGCACTAGGGCTAGAGCTCTCTCCCCTTGAGCGCAACACCTACAAAGGTGACTTCGAACAACTCAAAGAGCGCGGTGTCATTCGTGCCTTAGTCTCTGCAGACCTTGGCTTTTACTATGTGGAAGGGGGTCGTCCTAAAGGCATTATTGCCGAACAATTGCATCACTTCGAAACCAAGATCAAACAAAAAGCCCCACTGATGCGGGTGAAGATCATTCCCGTCGGACGTGACGACTTATTCAAAGCACTGAATGAAGGGTATGGTGATGTGGCCGTTGCCAACCTAACCATTACTGAGCGTCGCGCTAAATTAGTCGACTTTAGCGACCCTATTCTAAAGAACGTTGAAGAGCTGCTGGTTACTCACAAAGATATAGAACCAATCGAAGAGCTAGCTGATGCTGAAGGTCTAGAGGTATGGATTCGCGCCAGCTCTAGCTACTTCGAAAGCGTTCAAGAGATCAACCGCCGACTATCCGACGAAGGCCTGATCCCTATGCGAGTTAACTTCATTCAAGAAACCTTGCAAGATATCGAACTACTAGAAATGGTGGATCAAGGCTTTGTTCCAGCGACCATTATCGACTCACACAAGACCAAACTGTGGGCAAAGGTAATGGAAAATATAGTAGTTCATCACGATTTCCCACTGCGAGAAAATGGCGAGATAGCCTGGGCTATACGCAAAGACAGCCCTAACCTCAAAAAGGAAATCAACGCCTACCTGAAGAAAGCAAAGGGTGGCACCCTGCTAGGGAATGTTATCTATGGCAAGTACATAGATAATACCCGTTGGCTAAACCGCGCCCTGAACCCAGCCAAGATGGCCAAGCTTGAAAACGTGTCTAAGATTTTTGAGCTCTATGGTGATCAATACGATATCGACTGGGTGATGCTTTCGGCACAGGCATTCCAAGAGTCAGGCTTGGATAACAGCAAGGTCTCTCACCGAGGCGCTGTGGGCATAATGCAGGTACTGCCAGCAACCGCTAAAGACCCCTATATCAATATCCCAAACATCAAACCGGTTGAGAATAACATCCACGCGGGAACCAAATATCTAAGGTTTATTCACGACCGCTACTTTGATGATCCTGATATCGACAAAAACGATAAGGTCTATTTCAGTCTCGCTTCCTACAACGCGGGACCTGCAAAGATCAGACGTATGCGTACATTGGCTAGAAAGCAGGGGTACGATCCAAATATTTGGTTTAATAATGTAGAGATAGTGGCGCGTAGGAATATCGGTAGAGAGCCGGTGCAGTATGTGGCTAACATCAATCGCTACTACGTGATTTACAAACAGCTCGGGATTATTCAGAGTCAGCGCGATGGAATCGATATTCCAACCGAGGTCGAGATAGATCCAGTACAACTCATCTTTGAAAGCAATAGAGAGTGA
- the pgeF gene encoding peptidoglycan editing factor PgeF, whose amino-acid sequence MRFILPKWSLPKNVKAISSTRAGGFSQGDFASLNLGMHVSDDAAVVQKNRDHLQAVSGMPSAPVWMNQTHSTVVASVSESTAVATESDALVTSMPGVVLSVMTADCLPVLFASRDGTQVASAHAGWRGLAGGILENTLEHFSDEVSVWIGPAISIDAFEVGEEVRQQFVDADAGDAVAFHQHKPGKFMADLPLLAKNRLARTGCTDVSLSELCTYKDAENFFSYRRQSNTGRQASFIWIES is encoded by the coding sequence ATGAGATTCATTCTGCCTAAATGGTCTCTGCCTAAGAATGTAAAAGCCATCAGCTCGACTCGAGCGGGTGGCTTTTCACAAGGTGACTTTGCCAGCCTCAACTTGGGAATGCATGTCTCTGATGATGCAGCTGTTGTGCAGAAGAATCGAGACCATTTGCAAGCTGTGAGTGGTATGCCATCTGCTCCGGTATGGATGAATCAGACTCACTCTACGGTTGTCGCTTCGGTATCTGAATCAACCGCAGTTGCTACAGAGTCCGATGCCTTGGTTACCTCAATGCCAGGTGTGGTATTGAGTGTAATGACCGCAGACTGCCTACCGGTTTTGTTTGCTAGTAGAGATGGCACTCAGGTGGCATCGGCTCATGCAGGATGGCGTGGTTTAGCGGGTGGCATCCTTGAAAATACCCTAGAACATTTCTCTGATGAAGTGAGTGTTTGGATTGGTCCTGCAATAAGCATCGATGCTTTTGAGGTAGGAGAAGAGGTGCGTCAGCAATTTGTTGATGCAGATGCTGGAGATGCAGTAGCTTTTCATCAACATAAACCGGGTAAGTTTATGGCTGACCTTCCGCTACTGGCCAAAAACAGACTCGCTCGCACGGGCTGCACAGACGTTTCTTTGTCTGAATTGTGCACCTATAAAGATGCTGAAAACTTCTTTTCGTACAGAAGACAGTCCAACACCGGCCGTCAGGCTAGCTTTATCTGGATCGAGTCTTAA
- the rluD gene encoding 23S rRNA pseudouridine(1911/1915/1917) synthase RluD: MAQQIELKSTVNPSQLGQRLDQAVAELFDEFSRSRIKEWLLAGKISVDGQVITKPRFKVMGGEEIVVAAEIEDEERWEAQDIPLNVVYEDDDLLVINKPRDFVVHPGAGTPDGTVLNALLFHYPQIAEVPRAGIVHRLDKDTTGLMVVAKNVPTQTRLVRALQKRRITREYEAIAIGKMTAGGMVEKPIGRHSTKRTLMAVNELGKPAITHYRVAEHFREHTRIRLRLETGRTHQIRVHMSYLQHPLLGDVAYGGRARIPRGASEELTQMIRSFDRQALHAVMLKFEHPSTGEEMQFHALVPDDMVAMAEALREDAQLNHEEEY; the protein is encoded by the coding sequence ATGGCCCAGCAGATAGAATTAAAAAGTACCGTTAACCCAAGCCAATTAGGTCAACGATTAGACCAAGCGGTTGCAGAATTGTTTGATGAATTCTCCCGTTCACGCATTAAAGAGTGGTTATTGGCAGGCAAGATCTCTGTTGATGGCCAGGTTATTACTAAGCCTCGCTTCAAAGTGATGGGCGGTGAAGAGATCGTCGTTGCTGCCGAGATTGAAGATGAAGAACGTTGGGAAGCGCAAGATATTCCTCTAAACGTGGTATATGAAGATGATGACCTTCTGGTTATAAACAAACCACGTGACTTCGTTGTTCACCCAGGCGCGGGTACCCCAGACGGCACAGTGCTGAATGCTTTGCTGTTCCATTATCCTCAGATTGCCGAAGTTCCTCGTGCCGGTATCGTGCACCGTCTGGATAAGGACACCACGGGTTTGATGGTGGTAGCTAAGAACGTACCTACCCAGACTCGCCTTGTTCGTGCTCTGCAAAAGCGCCGTATTACCCGTGAGTATGAAGCGATTGCTATTGGTAAGATGACAGCTGGTGGCATGGTTGAAAAGCCTATCGGCCGTCACTCAACTAAGCGTACCTTGATGGCAGTAAACGAGCTAGGTAAGCCAGCAATTACTCACTATCGAGTTGCAGAGCACTTCCGTGAACACACTCGTATTCGTCTTCGTCTAGAGACAGGTCGTACTCACCAGATCCGTGTACACATGTCATATCTACAACACCCGCTTCTTGGTGATGTGGCTTATGGTGGCCGTGCGCGTATTCCTCGTGGCGCATCGGAAGAACTTACTCAGATGATTCGTAGCTTTGACCGTCAAGCACTGCACGCAGTAATGCTGAAGTTTGAACACCCAAGTACCGGTGAAGAAATGCAATTCCATGCACTAGTGCCAGATGACATGGTAGCTATGGCTGAAGCCCTTCGAGAAGATGCTCAACTGAACCACGAAGAAGAGTATTAA
- the bamD gene encoding outer membrane protein assembly factor BamD, giving the protein MKHFSLIGLLSVFLLVGCSSSDEIVPDVPPADLYADAQSSLRTGAWPSAIEKLEALDSRYPFGPYSEQVQLDLIYAYYKNDELPLALATIERFTRLNPTHQRSDWVLYMRGLSHMAQDRNFLHDVFNIDRSDRDPEPVKLAFADFKRLLQRYPNSAYAEDAQKRMVALKHRLAEYDLATADFYIRREAWIAAINRAQEIQKTYPDTEAARKSLELQLIAYKELNLQDAVERTEKLIELNPL; this is encoded by the coding sequence ATGAAACATTTCTCTTTAATCGGTCTGCTATCCGTCTTCCTACTGGTAGGTTGCAGTAGTAGCGATGAAATCGTACCGGACGTCCCACCGGCAGATCTGTATGCGGATGCACAATCATCACTGCGTACTGGTGCATGGCCATCTGCTATCGAAAAGCTTGAAGCCCTAGATTCTCGTTATCCGTTTGGCCCTTATTCTGAGCAGGTACAGCTAGACCTTATCTACGCTTACTACAAAAACGATGAACTGCCATTGGCACTTGCGACCATCGAACGTTTTACTCGTTTGAATCCAACGCATCAACGTTCTGACTGGGTTCTATATATGCGCGGTCTTTCGCATATGGCACAGGATAGAAACTTCCTACACGATGTCTTTAATATCGACCGCTCTGACCGTGACCCTGAGCCTGTAAAACTGGCTTTCGCTGACTTCAAACGTCTACTGCAACGCTATCCAAACAGTGCGTATGCGGAAGATGCACAAAAACGCATGGTGGCATTGAAGCACCGTTTGGCGGAATACGACCTAGCAACGGCCGACTTTTATATCCGCCGTGAGGCCTGGATTGCTGCGATTAACCGAGCTCAAGAGATCCAGAAAACCTACCCTGATACAGAGGCTGCACGTAAGTCTTTAGAGCTACAACTTATTGCTTATAAAGAACTTAACCTGCAAGACGCCGTTGAGCGTACTGAAAAACTGATTGAGCTAAATCCTCTATAA